Proteins co-encoded in one Xanthomonas campestris pv. badrii genomic window:
- the ahpC gene encoding alkyl hydroperoxide reductase subunit C — MSLINTQVQPFKANAFHNGNFIEVTEASLKGKWSVLIFMPAAFTFNCPTEVEDAADNYAAFQKAGAEVYIVTTDTHFSHKVWHETSPAVGKARFPLIGDPTHTLTRAFGVHIEEEGLALRGTFIINPEGVIKTLEIHDNSIARDVTETLRKLTAAQFVANNPGQVCPAKWKEGAKTLAPSLDLVGKI; from the coding sequence ATGTCTCTCATCAACACCCAGGTCCAGCCGTTCAAGGCGAATGCGTTCCACAATGGCAACTTCATCGAAGTCACCGAGGCCAGCCTGAAGGGCAAGTGGTCGGTGCTGATCTTCATGCCGGCCGCATTCACCTTCAACTGCCCGACCGAAGTGGAAGACGCCGCAGACAACTATGCCGCGTTCCAGAAGGCTGGCGCCGAGGTCTACATCGTCACCACCGACACGCATTTCTCGCACAAGGTGTGGCACGAAACCTCCCCGGCCGTGGGCAAGGCGCGGTTCCCGCTGATCGGCGACCCGACCCACACGCTGACCCGCGCGTTCGGCGTGCACATTGAAGAAGAAGGCCTGGCCCTGCGCGGCACCTTCATCATCAATCCGGAAGGCGTGATCAAGACCCTGGAAATCCACGACAACTCCATTGCCCGCGACGTCACCGAGACGCTGCGCAAGCTGACCGCAGCGCAGTTCGTGGCCAACAATCCTGGCCAGGTCTGCCCGGCCAAGTGGAAGGAAGGCGCCAAGACCCTGGCTCCGTCGCTGGACCTGGTCGGCAAGATCTAA